DNA from Methanofastidiosum sp.:
ATCAGTCAGGAAATATTATGGAAAAGGTGATGACACTTTGATTGTTGTACGTTACCTTATGGGCGTAGCTTATTTGCCTTTACCTTTGGCCAAATTATTATACAAATTTTTTGCTACAATTCTCCCCACTTCAAATTATATGTTCTTTTTGGATGTTGAACCGCAGGAATCTCTAAAAAGACTTGCCAAAAGAAATGAAAAAGAGATGTTTGAGAATCTTGACGATCTTGTTAAAGTAAGAGAAAAGGCATTAAATTTAGCAAGTAATTGGAATATAATAAATACTTGCTATTCTATAGAAGAAGTCCAGAAACAAATAGAAGTTATTCTAGATACTTTAGACAATGGGAAAGATAAATCCAATTTTTTAGATACTTCAAAACAAATGCAAAATTAATAAAAATAAATTAGATTATTTTTTTAATCTAATTTTTCAAATCTCTTTTCTAATTCTCTAAGAACTTTTGGAAGAGTTGTATATTCCATATCTTCACAGGGCAATCTGTGTGGTTCAAATGGACCGTGGCGCCTCATATAATCGGCAACTCTTTGTGCTTTTCTTCTAGCAAGGTCGTATGCTGGGTCATCAAATAAGTCTACAGGCCCGATTAACCTTCCATTAGCAATCTGGAATCCCAGTGCAATTACTCTTGGAGGCCCGTCGAATCTAGTACAAACCGCATTTTTTTGGCTTACAGGCATCAATGGCCCATTGTGGGA
Protein-coding regions in this window:
- a CDS encoding thymidylate kinase gives rise to the protein MMRFIIIDGLDGAGKDTHANLIRNRYLNKGDKVILRSHPEDDNNFGIKAKSSLLGKGKLNYIKASIYYAFDVIRSVRKYYGKGDDTLIVVRYLMGVAYLPLPLAKLLYKFFATILPTSNYMFFLDVEPQESLKRLAKRNEKEMFENLDDLVKVREKALNLASNWNIINTCYSIEEVQKQIEVILDTLDNGKDKSNFLDTSKQMQN